The nucleotide window GCCGATCTGGCGGAGAGCTCCGAGGAGGCGCTTGAGTACCAGGACCTGCTCGAGGTGATGTTTCCCCTGGGGCTGGCGATCAGCCAGCGCAGCTACCGCGAGCAGGCCGGTACCGCCGCGCAGATCGCTGAGCGTCTGGGGCAGGCCGAGCGCGCTCGCCAGAGTCAGATTCAGCTCGGGGGGCGCACGCTCCTCGACGAGACGCTGGACTGGCTGGAGGTCGCCCGCCAGATCGGCACGTACGAGGCCGAGCGCGCCCTGATGGTGGTGGACGATAGCGACGACGCCGTCTCGGCGGCCGAGGTGCGAGACGGGCGCATCTTCTGGGTGCAGGCCATGCACGCTTTTGTGCAGATGGTCGCGTTTACCGACCTCGATCAGCGCGAGCAGCATATTCTGCTCGCCAACCTCAAGGACGCCGACCGCAAGGCGACGCTGGCGCGTCGGCGAGCTGAGGCTGGTGGGGACGCCGGCGAGGGCGGTGATGGGGAGGTGGTGGAGCCGGAGAGCCCCGCGGTGGTCGACGTCCCCTGACGCCAAACCCCGGCCTGCATACATGGGCTGTTCACACATAAAAACCTCCTTCGACCCGCTCGGGGACGAAGGAGGTTTTTGTGCCCGGGCAGTTTCGCTCGCCGCGGGGCGGAGGGAGCTGGCCCTTGAGCGAAAATTTTCACCCGGGGGGCGGAAGGAGCTGGCCCTTGAGCGAAAATTTTCACCCGGGGTGCGGAAGGAGCTGGCCCTTGAGCGAAAATTTTCACCGGGTAGGCGGCTCCTTCCGCTCGATTTTGAAACGCGTTTGCAAAAAGGGCGGAAGGTTCCGCCTTTTTTTGATCGAGGAGCACGCGAAGGGCGGAAGGTTCCGCCTTTTTTTAATCGGGGAGCACGCGAAGGGCGGAAGGTTCCGTCTTATTTTGATCGAGGAGCGCCGGAGAGGCGGAAGGTTCCGTCTTATTTTGATCGAGGAGCGCCGGAGAGGCGGAAGGTTCCGGGTTGGGAGGGAAACGTTGGGTCGGGGGGACGCATTTTGTGGTCGGGTGGTCGGGTGGTTGTGTGGTTGAGGGGCGCCGGGGTTTGCGATGTGGGGAGGTTTGTGAGGGCGTTGGGGGGGGGCGAGTTGTGGTTGTGTGGTTGTGTGGTTGTGTGGTTGAGGGGCGCCGGGGTTTGCGGGGGTTGTCGATTTGTGAGGGCGTTGGGGGGGGATGCGGGTTCGAGAACCAGCCCGAGCCCGAGCCCGAGCCCGAGCCCGAGCCCGAGCCCGAGATCGAGATCGAGATCGAGATCGAGATCGAGCCCGAGCCCGAGCTACAAGCCCAACCCCCGAATTACCCCCGCCACAACCCCTCCCAAAACGCCAACTCGCACCGCGCGGCATCTCTATAGGCGGCTTCGATCCCCCCCAGATCACCCTCCACCGCCGCGCACCGATCGAGCTCCGCCTCAAAGACCTGCACCGTCTGCTGAAAGGCCGCGTCGGTGTAGGTCTGGATCCAGGCGTCGTACTCCGGCGGCCGGCGAGCGTGCTGGGCGGCGAGCTCTCGGGCGATCTCGGCGTAGCCCACCGCGCAGGGGGTCAACGTGGCGACCAGGGCCGGGTAGCTCGATTGAGCGTCGTTCAGGGTCCCCAGGTAGGAGGTGGTCGCCTCAAAAGGCGCGCTCTCATCGAGGGTCTTAAAACTCAGGCCAAAACGCGTCGCCAGAGCGCGGTGCAGCTCCAGCTCCTCCTCCCGGGTCACTCGGGCGAGCTCCCCCCAGAAGGCGCGGGAGGAGGCCGTCGGCGCCAGCCGGCTCGCGGTATCCAGCGCCACGACGTAGCCCTGGAGGTAGAGCCAGTCCTGGGTGATCCAGCGCTTGAAGGTCTCGAGCGGCAGGCTGCCATCGCCGATCCCGCGCACGAAGGGATGGGCCCGGGCCGCCTCAAAAAGCGCGTCGTTTTGCCGGCGCAGATGATGGGCCAGGCTCATGCGTGCCCCCGCTTCGTTTTGCGGGCAAGCACCCCGACGTAGTCGCCGGAATCATGGCCGTCGCGGGGAAATTCGACCTCTTCGCCGGCGCGCACCGGGTGGGTCGTCAGGGTCTGGGCTGTGTTTTCGACGACAAACCCGGCGGCCTCCAGAGCGTCGATGCGCTCGGCGGTGGTATGCCAGTTGGCCGCGCGCACAAAGGGCATCGGGTAGGGGCTCTTCGGTGCCACGCCGGCCATCAGCGGGTGATCCCAGGTGTCGAGCGCTGCGGCCAGGCAGTAGAGAATCCCAAAGCTGCTCTCGCGCGGCACGTCGATGACCATCACGTAGCCCCCGGGGCGCAGCGCGTGGAAGGCGCGCTCAAAAACCCCCTTCAGATCGCTGACGTAGGAGCTCGACCCGTT belongs to Lujinxingia sediminis and includes:
- a CDS encoding class I SAM-dependent methyltransferase, which encodes MTSDANGFDLFANDYDAWFSENQPLLESEVRLLAHLWPEPKPERVLSVGCGTGLFEAVLKRDFDIVVTDGIEPAEGMAAIARTRGMEVAIGTAEDGDFGEGLFDMLVFNGSSSYVSDLKGVFERAFHALRPGGYVMVIDVPRESSFGILYCLAAALDTWDHPLMAGVAPKSPYPMPFVRAANWHTTAERIDALEAAGFVVENTAQTLTTHPVRAGEEVEFPRDGHDSGDYVGVLARKTKRGHA
- a CDS encoding TenA family protein → MSLAHHLRRQNDALFEAARAHPFVRGIGDGSLPLETFKRWITQDWLYLQGYVVALDTASRLAPTASSRAFWGELARVTREEELELHRALATRFGLSFKTLDESAPFEATTSYLGTLNDAQSSYPALVATLTPCAVGYAEIARELAAQHARRPPEYDAWIQTYTDAAFQQTVQVFEAELDRCAAVEGDLGGIEAAYRDAARCELAFWEGLWRG